The genomic interval TCGCAGCGGACGCGGCCGCACACGCCCAGCGTCACGCGCGTGCCCCGGTCGGTCCAGCCGCACGCACCACTCCGGGGTCCTTTCTCCACAACGGAAACATACATGTTTCTGCCCGCCGCGTCCATGGCGTCGCGGCCCGGCTCGACGATCATGGAGGCCACTCCAGAGCAAGTGGGACCCATCGCCATGACCAACACCGACACCGACACCGAAACCGAAAAACCGTTCGCCCCGCCCGTCGAAAACCCCGTCGAGGATCCGCCCGAGGGCCTGTACGAGCCCGCGGGCCGGGTGGACCTCCTGCCCGGGCCCGACGCTGTGAACGACGAGGCGGCCGTCTTCTTCGCCGAACGCGGGTACCTCGCCGTCGCCGGCGTGCTCACCCCCGCGGAGGTCGCCGCCTCGCTCGCCTCCCTGGAGGACCTGGTCGAGGGGCGGATCGAGGGATTCAACGGCGTGCAGAACGAAGCCCAAGCCGGAGACGACCCGGAAACGCCCGCCATCGACCGCGTGCGGAAGCTGTGGTTCACCGGCGACGAGTGCCAACGCTGCGGCATGCCGGTGGACCACCCGCTCGTGAAGCGGATCGTCGCCAAGCTGATGCCAGGCCGTGAGCCGGCGATCTTCCAGACGATGGCGCTGCTCAAACCGCCCGGCCGGGGCCGCGAGAAGCCCTGGCACCAGGACCACGCCTACTTCAAGGTCCGCCTGGAGGACCGGATCGTCGGCGTGTGGATCGCGCTCGACCACGCGTTGGTCGAGAACGGCTGCATGCAGCTCATCGACGGCGGCCACCTCGGCGGCCCGCTCGTCCACTTCAGCCGGCGGGACTGGCAGCTGTGCGACGCCGACGTGATGAAGCAGGCCTCGTTGGCCGCGGTGCTCGCGCCCGGCGACGCGCTCTTCTTCGACAGCCTGCTGCCCCACGGCACCCCGCCCAACCGCAGCGGCCGCCGCCGCCGGGCGATGCAGTTCCACTACGCCCCCGCCGACACGGTGAAGATCGCGATGGAGGAGCACGACGGGATCTTCGGCTCCGCCGGGAAGAGCGTGTACTGCTGAGCCCGACTCCCGACGCGAGGTTCCGGTAATGTGAAGCTCTGCTTCCGCATGCCGACAGATCCACCCGCCGAACGCCCGCCCGAACCCTCCCGGCCGCTCCGCGTCGGGATCCTGGGCCTGTTCCACGAGTCCAACACCTTCGCGACGCACCCGGCGACGCTGGCCGCGTTCCGCGGGTACGAGTGGTTCGAGGGCGACGCGTTGCGGGCGGCGATGGTGGACAACCACGACGAGGTCGGCGGCATGCTCGGCGGGCTCGACGAAGCCGAGGGCGTGGAGGCGGTGCCGCTGCTCTGGGCCGCGGCGCTGCCGGCGGGGGAGATCGAGCCCGAGGCGGAGGCGGCGCTCTGGGCCGCGGCCGAGCGGCAGCTCGACGCGGCGGGAGCGCTGGACGCGGTGCTGGCGGTGCCGCACGGGGCGGCGGTGGGGCGGACGCACCGCGACTTCGACGGCTGGTGGCTGACGCGGCTCCGCGAGAAGCTCGGGCGCGGTGTTCCGATCGTCGCGACGCTGGACCCGCACGCGAACGTGTCGGCTGCGATGGTCGAGGCCGCCGATGCGCTGCTGGCGTACCGGACCAACCCGCACGTCGACCAGCGCGCGATCGGCGGCCGGGCGGCACGCCTGATCCTGCGGACGCTGCGCGGGGAGGTGCGGCCGGCCACGGCTTGGGTTCCGCTTCCGCTGCTGCTGGACATCGAGCGTCAGCTCACCGACGAGCCCCCGTGCCGAGACTGGCTCGCCGAGGGTGACCGGCTCGGCGGAGGCACCGGCGTGCTGGAGACCTCGCTGATCCTCGGCTACCCCTTTGCCGACGTGCCGGAGCTGGGCGCGGGCGTGCTGGTGGTGACCGACGCGGACCAGCGGGACCCCGATCCCATCGCCGCGGGCTGGGCGCGGCGGATCTGGGCGGATCGCGAGCAGGCCCGGCCGCGGCTGCTCCCGGTGGAGGAGGCCGCGGCCGCGGCGGCTTCGGCCACCGGCACCTCCGGCCTGCTGGACATGGGCGACAACGTGGGCGGCGGGTCTTACGGCGACCAGACGGCGCTCGCGCACGCGCTGCTCGCCGCCGGCGCCACGCCGCTGTTCGTGAGCCTCAGAGATCCGGAAGCCCAGGCCGCCGCCCGCGCCGCGGGCGTCGGCGGGCGGGTGGACCTGCTCGCCGGCGGCCGGCACGAGCCGGCGCTCTGCGGCCCGCCGCTGCGGGTCTCCGGCGAGGTGGTGAAGCTGACCGACGGGGCCTGGACCGACCCCCAGCCGCTGCACGGCGGCCGCGTGAGGTACGCCGAGGGCCCGCTCGCCCACGTCCGCCTCGACGACGGCTCGGTGGTGCAGCTGGGCGGCGTGGCGATCTTCCCCGCCAGCCTCGGCCAGATCACGCACGCCGGCCTCGACCCCGCCGGCTTCCGCGCGATCGTCATCAAGGGCGTCCACGCCCCGGTCGCCGCCTACCGCGACGCCGTCACCCGCCTCGTCCGCGTCGACAGCCCCGGGCCGACCTCGGCCAACGCGCTGACGAGGGAGTACCGGCACCGGCCCCGGCCGATGTTCCCTTTCGAGGAAGACGCCGCGTTCCCGGTCGCCGCGGCGGCGGCGGGCTGATTCGATGCCGACACCTTCAGGTGATGAAAGCGCGACCCGGGACGACTCACTTTCTGAAGGCCTCCACCTTTGCCCGGGTGCCACGCCGCTTGCGGGGTGGTGGTCGCCGGAGGCGACGCCAGCGGAGACGAAGGTCGGCCGCGTGTCCTGCGGACACCCCACCCCGCAGGCGGCGTGGCACCGACCGGACGGAGGATCCGGATCGTCCTCGAAAGAGGTGCAGAAGGTTGAGGCCTCAACGCGGTGGCCACGGGGGGCAGGGATGCCGAATGCAGGAATCCGCGGACCGTCGCACCCAACCCTCCAAAACGCCGACCGTCCGCGGAACACGATCCCGCCGATCCGGATCAACGCCGCGCCGGGCGCACGATCAGCAGCCTCACGAACTCCTTCGGCGTGAAGACGGTGAGGCCGCCGTCGGCGTCGCGGTCGATGACCTTGGTGCCACGCCGCTTGCGGGGTGGTGGTCGCCGGAGGCGACGCCAGCGGAGACGAAGGTCGGCCGCGTGTCCTGCGGACACCCCACCCCGCAAGCGGCGTGGCACCGACTGAGCTCGCCGCCGCCGCCGCGGCGGCGGCGGGCTGATTCGGTGCCGACACCTTCAGGTGATGAAAGCGCGACCGGGGACGACTCACTTTCCGAAGGCCTCCACCTTTGCCCGGGTGCCACGCCGCTTGCGGGGTGGTGGTCGCCGGAGGCGACGCCAGCGGAGACGAAGTGCGGCCGCGTGTCCTGCGGACACCCCACCCCGCAAGCGGCGTGGCACCGACCGGACGGAGGATCCGGATTGTCCTCGAAAGAGGTGCAGAAGGTTGAGGCCTCGAAGCGGTGGCCACGGGGGGCAGGGACGCCGAGGCCGGGAATCCGCGGACCGTCGTGCCCAATCCTCGAAACCGCCGACGGTCCGCGGAACGCGAGCCCGCCGGGCTGGATCACCGCCTCGCCGGCCGCACGATGAGCAGGCGGACGAACTCCTTCGGCGTGAAGACGGTGAGGCCGCCGTCGGCGTTGCGGTCGAGGACCTTCCGCAGGACCGGGTCGTAGACCTCGGCCTCGCCATCCACCCCCAGCCGCCCCGGGTCGAGCGACACGGTGGTGTCGAAGCTGTCGTGCGAGAAGTTCCCCACCAGCAGCAGCGCCTCGGGCGCGTCCCGCTTCATCGCGACCGAGACGAAGGCGTCGTCGGGGCGGTCGGTGGAGACGCCCACAGACGCCGCGTGGAAGAAGGGAACGAAGTCCGCGTCGCCGAAGTCCGCGAGCACCGGCGTCTGGTACGGCGCCATCCGCGTCATCATCGGCCCGGAGGTCAGCCGCTCGTCCGCGGCGGCCGCGTAGGGCGCGAAAGCCCCGTCGCGCTTGAGGTGCCCGCCGGCGCGGCCGTCCTCGTTGCCGGGGTTGTCGCCGTAGGGCATCGTCAGATACGAGCCCCAGTTCAGCAGCACGTCGCCGGTCATCAGCGTGAGGTGCCGGGCCGTCAGCTGGTAGTGCGGCGTGCCCAGCAGCATCCCGGGGTAGTGCGAGAGGTAGCGGTCGTCGGGCAGGAAGTCCCGCACCGGCTGGTCGTAGAGCCGGGTGTGGTCGAAGCCGAAGTAGAACTCCTCCTGCTCGCCGGTGACGCCCGCGGTCGCGAAGCTGCCGTAGCTCATCTCGATGCCCGGCGAGGTGTGCGGCATGAAGTCGGCGTCGTGGTCCAGGCAGAGCTTGTAGATCCGCTTGAACAGCTCGCGGTGCGCCAGCAGCGGGTAGCTGAAGCGGAGCTCGCCGTCGGGACCGATCGAGCCGGCGCCGGTGCCGAGCGACGCGTCGGGGAAGGGCAGGCCGAAGTCCAGGTGGATGAAGTCGGCGTCCATGTCGGTGAGCAGCTTCTCGATGCCCCACAGCGCGAAGTCCAGCCCCGGGCCGCTGGGCGCCAGCACGGTGTGATCGAAGGAGATGGCCAGTGGCTGGATCGACGCCTCGGCGCCGAAGTCCTTCCACGCCGGGTCGTTGATCGACATGTTCTTGAGGTAGTACGGCAGGTGCCGAACGCCCGTGGGCTCCCGCGAGGCGTGGTAGGCGGCGTAGGCCGCCTCCCGCTCCGGGCCGTCGATCTCGTACCACGGGCCGTAGAAGTCGTCCCGCGCGTGCCAGTGCACGTACACGCCGTTGACGCCGAGGCGGTGGTTCACCTCGTGGATCTTCATCTCCGCCCGGACGTCCAGCGTGAGCTTCCCGCCGGCGAAGCGTGCCACCCGGTCGGGCACGCCGCCGGCCGACGTCTCGAGGAAGTCGTTCGGCCGGAAGCTCTCCTCCAGCGGGTCGTCGAGCAGGGCGGCGCCGCCCGCGTCGTCGATCCGCACGCGGTCGAGGACGAGCCGGCCGTCGCCGCCGAGGAGCAGCACGCCCTCGCGGAGGTCTTCCGCGGACGGCGCGACCGGCAGCGTGAGCGTCGCTTCTTCGCCGGCGCCCAGCGACGCGGCGAAGCGCGTCCCGCCGCCGGCCCGCTCCCAGCGGAGCGTCACCCGCTCGGCCTCCGCCACCGGGCCGGCGATCGCTTCCTCGCCGCCGCCGCTCCGCAGCGACAGCCGCGTCTGCCCACCGGCCTCGAGCAACCGGGCCTGCAGGCCCTCGTTCTCCGCGAGGTCCCCGAAGTCCAGCCAGAAGAGGTCGTGGTGTTCGGCGTCGAGCGTCGCCAGGTCGATGGTCAGCGACCCGCCGGCCGGGTCGAGGTTCCCGCGCAGCGGGTAGCGGAGGAAGACGCCGGGGGCGATGGACGCGGGCGGCACGCGGCCGGGCATCCACAGCGCCGGGTCCCGGGCGGGCTCCACGTCGTCGAGGTGGACGCCGTCGCGGATGCTCGAACTGCCCGCGAGCATCAGCTCGTCCCAGGGCAGCTCGAAGCGCTTGGTCGGAATCGCGATCAGCCCGAAGTCGTACCGGCTGCCGGCGGGCACGGTCGCGGCGTGGTCGAGCAGGTTCACGCGGAGGACCCGCCGCCCGCCGGAGGCCTCGCCGATCACGATCTGCCGCTGCGGCTCTTCGTTGCGCCAGTCCCAGTCGTGCTCGGCGAACCACTCCAGCCCGTGGTCGAGGCCGTGCAGGCGGACCGTGGGCGCGAAGCTCATCGTTCGCTCGCCGTCGAGTTCGCCGCCGATCGGCCACTCGGCGGCGGTCATGGCGTCGATCGGCTTGAGACCGTTGTAGCCCCGCCAGAAGTGCGTCGCGGCGGCGGCGCGCATCGGCACCTCCAGCGCTAGCGAGGGCACCTCCGCGTCCCCCAGCGTCTCGACCTCGAAGTGGAGGAAGCCGTCGAACTCCAGCGTGGAGCGGAGCCGCACCCGCAGCGGGCCGGCCGCGTAGACCTGCCGCCGCACGAGCCTCGCGTCGGTCCGCTCCAGCTCCTCGGCCCCGCCCTCGGGCGTGAGCGTCGCGTCGCCGGCCACCAGCCGCACGGGGGCGTCGAGCAGCGGCTGGTCGCCGCGGTCGAGCTCCACGACGACCTGCGTGGGCAGCAGCCCGTCGCCGAAGGTGTAGCGGCGGTTCGTCGTGGTGACGGCGTCGCCGTCGAAGCCCAGCGGCTCCCACGGCGGCAGCACGCCGTCGGACACGCCCAGCGTGTTGCCCGCCCACGCGGGCTTCTCGGGGATCGGCAGGTCCACCGTCCGCGTTCGGACCTCCTCGCCGCCCTTGAGCACCGCGACCTCTAGCTCGTGCGGCCCCGGCGTCAGGTCCGAGACGTCGAGCGTCACCGGCTCGTCCGCGAGGGAGCCCTCCCCTGACGCCACCGCCGCTCTGCCGTCCGCGGGCTTGAGCTCGACCCGCACGGCGTCCGCGCCGCGCAGCTCCTCGGGCAGGCCGGCGCGAGGCACGCCCACGCGGACGGTGCCGTCGGTCAGGAACCACCGCTTCACCTCCAGCGGGAAGGCCTCCGGCTCGCTCCAGGCGAACGGGACGTACTGCTCGTGCAGCGGGTCGTCGTAGGTCCCGTCGTTGGAGGCAAGCATCCGGGCGACGTAGCGGGCGCCCGGCACCGGGTGGTGGGTCGCGGTGATGCCGATCGACGGCTCCAGCGGCGTCACCTCCGCCGAGCCGCCCATGCTGCCCTCCTCCACCTTCGACAGCCGGTAGACCTTCCCGTCGAAGCCCATCGTGGTGAGCAGCTCCGGCATCGAGAGGACCAGCTCCGGCTCGTCGGCGGGCCCGAGCATGTCGAGGTACGCCGCCTGGAACTGATTGCCGTCGCCCAGGTGCGTCACCCCCACCTCGACCTGCACCGGCGGCACGACGTCGGCCACGCCGCCCGAGGCCGACGTTGGGAGCCGGAAGTCGGTGCGGATCGACTGGTCGTCGCGGAAGCGCAGCGTCCCCGCGCTCTGGATGCCCGCGACGTCGCGGGCCGGGCTCCACGCCGAGAAGACGCCGCTGGGCTCGTAGCGCTTCACGTTGAAGCGCCAACGCTCGTCCTGCTCCGGCGGCCCGCCGACGACCGCCCAGGGCACCGTCATCTCGGCGGTCCACACGCCCTCCCCGACGTGCGCCGCGAAGCTCTCGTCCGGCAGGTTGGTCTCCCACCCGATGGCGGGCTCGTCACCGCCGCCCGCCACGAACGTCCCGTCGAAGAAGCCGCCGCCGGGGTTGATGATCAGGACGATCCCGGCGTCCGCGTCGGGGTGGTACAGGATCACCTCAAGAGCGTCGTCCTCCCACACCGCGCCGTCCCGCTCCGCGTCGGCCTTGAGCGGGGCGAGCGGGTTCTTCTCGGCCTCGAGCGCGAGGCGCAGCCCCTGATCGTCGCCGGCGACCCAGACCCGGCTGTTGCGGGCGGCCCGATCCATCAGCGTCTCGGTGCTGTCGGCGGCCATGCGGCCGACGACCAGGAAGTCGCCGAAGCGGGTGGCGTTGTCCCACTCGCCGGCGTCGATCACGCCGTCGATGGCGACGGCGGCGTCCGCCAGGAGCGGGGCGGTGGTCACCGGCGGGCGGTAGTCCCGCTGCTCGGGCTCGGCGCTCGCGACCGCGGCGAGCAGGAGGGAGGCCGTGGGGAGGGAACGGTGGTTCATGGCGTCGCTCGCGGAGGCGTATTCTCGGAGCCGCGGACCGCCGCCGTCTGGCGGTCCCGGGAGGCGCGGTCCGCGGCGGGCGGCAGGATCCGCTCTCGTATGATATGATGGAATTGTGAGTTTCGCGAAACGGCACGACGGGTGGCATCGGACGGCCCTGCTCGCGACGCTTCTCGCGCTGCTTTGCCCACTCTTGGCCGGTCCCGCCGCCGCCCGGGAGCCCGCGTCGCAGCCCCGCGTGACCTTCAAGGCGCAGGGGATGCCCGTCCCCCGCAGCGTCGATCCCGCTTCGCTGGCCACCCGCGAGCTCGTGCGGATCTTCCAGGAGCGGCACCCCGGCATCGGCATCGAGGCCTTCGGGATGCCGAAGCTGCACGGGGCCGCCATGGACTCCGGTCCGCTGATGGCGATTGCCGCCGGCGTGCCGCCGCACGCGATCTACGTCAACTTCCGCCAATCCTCGACCTACATCGCGCAGGGCTTTCTCGAGCCGCTGGAGCCGCTGATGGCCCGGCTGATGTCCGACGATCCGGAGCTCACGCGGATCGGCGAGGACGGCCGCTTCGCGGCCGAGCCGTCCGCGGAGCAGGTCGCCGCGGCGCTGTCGGTACTCAAGAGCCGCGTGGCCGACGCGGTGTGGCCGGTCGTGTACCGCGAGGGCATCGGCGAGAACCAGCAGGACGCGCACGTGTGGTCGCTGCCGCTGTCGATCATGGTCAACGTGCTGACCTACCGAAAGGACCTCTTCGCCGAGGCGGGGCTGGACCCCGAGCGGCCGCCGGAGGACTGGGACGAGCTGCTGGCCTACGCCCGGGCCATCACCCGGCCGTCGCGGAACCAGCACGGGATGATCATGTACGGCGGGCAGTACCTCTCCTACGGGGCCTACTCGCTTCTGGTGGGCAACGGCGGGCGGGCGATGCAGCGGGGGGAGGACGGCCGGTGGCGGGCGACCTTCGATTCCCCGGAGATCGCCGAGTCGGCCGCGTTCCTGTGGAGGCTCGCCCGCGAGCCCTTCATCGCCGAGAACGACGGCGGCCGCGTCGCCGACGGCGCTCTCCGCGTCGCGCCGGGCACGGGCGACGAGGTGGAGCTGAAGTGGGACCGGGGCCAGGTGGGGATGATCTTCGCCACCCTCAGCGACGACCTCATCTCCGCCTCCAACCCGCAGCTGGTCGGCTTCGCCCCGGTCCCCCGCAGCCCCGACGGCACCCGCGGCTCGGACATCAACGCGCGGATGCTCGGCGTGTTCTCAGGCTCGACCGACGCGCAGAAGCTCGCGGTGATGCGCTTCATCTGGTTCCTCGTTTCCGAGGAGGCCGAGCGCATCCGCACCGAGATCTACGTCGAGAACGGCTTCGGCACCTTCGTCAACCCGATCTGGCTCGAGCGCTACGGCTTCGACGACGTGCTGGCGCAGGTGCCAGCCTCCGTCCGCGAGCTGTACGCCACCGCCTTCGAGACCGGCGTGCCCGAGCCCTACGGCCAGAACACGCAGAACATCTACCGCTTCATGTCCGAGCCGCTCACGCAGGCCCTTGAGATGGACCTGCGGGAGCTGACGCCCGAGCAGCGCGAGGCACGCATCCAGCCGCTGCTGGACGAGGCCGTCGCCGAGACCAACGCCAAGCTGCTCGGGCGCATGACCTCCGAGGAGCGGACCCAGCGGCAGCGCGTCGGCTGGATCGCGCTGATCGTGCTGGTGGTGGCGCTGGGCGTGGCGGTGGTCACCACCTGGCGGTACTTCACCCGCTTCGCGCCGGTGGGCTCGGCCAGCGTCGGCGGCGCGCGGTGGCTGCCCTGGCTGATGCTGCTCCCGGCGGTGGGGATCATGGCGTTCTGGATCTACGTCCCGCTGGGCTGGGCCTTCGGCCTGTCGTTCACCGACTACCGCCTGGCGATCCCCTCGCGCTTCGTCGGCGTGATGAACTTCGCCGAGGCTCTGTACGACCCGCAGTTCTGGGCGTCGCTGGGCCGGACGCTCTACTACGTCGCGCTCCTGCTGGGGCTGGGCTTCTGGCCGCCGATTGCGCTGGCGGTGCTGCTCGACGAGGTGCCGACCAAGACGGCCAAGTGGGTCTTCCGCGTGCTGGTCTACCTGCCGGCGATCATCAGCGGGGTCGTGGTGATGTTCCTCTGGAAGCAGCTCTACGGCGAGACCGAGTTCGGCGTGCTCAACCAGCTGCTGCTCAAGCTCAACGCGCTCGGGCCCGTGCTCGCGACGCTGGTGAAGGTCGCGGTGTACGGCCTCTGGGGCTTCCTGCTGTGGACGGTCCTCCGCGTCGCGGCGCAGTCCGGGCAGTTCGGAATCGTCGGGCGGCTGGTGTCGGTCGGCCTTGCCGTGCTGCTCTCGCTGGCGACCGTCTGGACCGTGCTCAGCCCGGGCTTCCTCGACGCCTGGGGCGGGCCGGTCGGCGCCTTCGCCTTCGAGCCGCTGCGGTGGATCGGCTCGCCGGAGACCGCCATGTTCTGCACCGTGCTGCCGATCGTGTGGGCCTCGGCGGGCCCGGGCTGCCTGCTCTACCTCGCCGCGCTCAAGACGATCCCCGGCAGCCTCTACGAGGCCGCGGAGATCGACGGCGCCAGCCCGATGCACAAGCTGCTGCACATCACGCTCCCGCAGCTGAAGTACCTGATCGGCATCCAGTTCATCGCGGCGCTCGTGCTCGCCTTCCAGGGCGGGGCGGACTACATCCTCGCGCTCACCGGCGGCGGCCCCAACGGCGCCACCAACATCCTGGCGCTGGAGATCTTCATGCGGACCTTCTCGGATCTGCGCTTCGGCCTGGGCACGGCGATGGCGTGGCTGCTGGGCCTGATGCTCATCGGCGTCACCGCGTACCAGCTGCGGCAGCTCGCCCGCGCCCAGTTCAGAGCCGCCTGAGCCGGCCGCTCCCTCATCACCCCATGCCGCTGATCAGCCCCATCGAAGCCAGGACCTTCAAGGGCCGCGCGCTGCACGCCGGCATCGTCGCGGTGCTTCTGCTGATCACCGCCTCGACGGTCTACCCCTTCCTGGTGATGCTCTCCGGCTCGGTGCGCAGCGAGTTCGACGCGGTCGACCTGGACCTCGTGCCCTCGTACCTCGTCGACCAGGACACGCTGCACCGCAAGTTCCTCGCCACCAAGTACGACCTCGACCCCCAGCTCGCCAACACCGCGCTCCTGCGGCAGGGCTTCTCCTTCACGAAGTTCCCGCTGCCCGAGGGCTCCGCCTCGCCGGAGGCCGCCGAGGCGCTCGCCGCGTTCCTCACCGCGCCGGATTTTCCCCGCCACTGGGCGACGCTGGGCAACGCCTACTCCGTCCGCGATGCGCCCGAGAACCTGCGGCGGCTGCAGGAGAAGCTCTTCGCCCGCTACGACGGCGACCTCGCGCGGCTCTCCGCCGAGTCGGGCACGCTCATCGAGGACTGGGCGCTGGTCCGCCTGCCGCAGCCGCGTTGGCTCAACCCCGGCTACCTCCTCCCCGACGGCCCGCTGGAGGAGACGTACTTCGAGCTGCTCCAGCAGCGCCCCGCCGCCGAGCGGGTGCCGGTCTCGGTCACCGGCTTCTTCCTTCAGACGGTGATCTTCCCGAAGTTCGGCCAGAACGACACGGCCGCCTACAACGCCGCGCACGCGGAGCCGCTGGCCGGGTACCACGACTTCCGCCTGCCCGAGCGCGTGCCCGGGCCCGACCAACCGGAGCTGCGGGCGGAGTGGCTCTCGTTCGCGCGCGGTCTGCTCAATCCCTCCTTCGTCGTGGTGGACGGCCTCGACGACGCCGCCTGGGCCGCACACCTGCGCGAGCAGGGGGCGGCCGAGGCCGTGGTGGCGGCCTCGTCGGCGCCCGCCGGCCGCTGGCTCGCCGGCCGCGAGCGCGAGGCGTACGAGGCGTATCTGCGCGGCGTCGACCCCGAACGGCTCCGCCTGGTCGGCCCCGAGTTCGCCTGGGCCGCCGAGCACCCCGACCTCCCGCGGATGCAGGTTGCGCTCGCCGGGCTGGAGCAACGCTTCGTCGCCGAGAACGCGGGGTCGATCCGCTGGGACTTCCTCACCCGCAACTACGTCAACGTGTGGAACGAGCTGACGGTGCAGGGCCGCGTGCTCTTCAACACCGCCGTCTTCTGCCTCGCCGCGATCCTGCTCGCGCTGCTGGTGAACCCGCTCGCCGCGTACGCGCTGTCCCGCTACCGCCTGCCCTCGACGTACAAGATCCTGCTGTTCCTCATCGCGACCATGGCCTTCCCGCCCATGGTCACGATGATCCCGCAGTTCGTGATGCTGCGGAACCTGGGGCTGCTGAACACCTTTCTCGCGCTGGTGCTGCCGCTGATCGTCAACGGCTACATGATCTTCCTGTTGAAGGGCTTCTTCGACGCTCTCCCGCAGGAGCTCTACGAGGCCGCGACGATCGACGGCGCCGGCGAGCTGCGGATGTTCTTCCAGATCACGATGGCGCTCAGCAAGCCCATCCTCGCGATCCTGGCCCTGGGCACCTTCACCGGCGCGTACACGATGTTCCTCTACCCGCTGCTGGTCGCCCCCGACCAGGACATGTGGCTGATGTCGGTGTGGCTCTTCCAGTTCCAGCAGCGGAGCACGAGCGCCGCGGTCTTCGCCAGCGTCGTCATCGCCAGCGTCCCCACGCTGATCGTCTTCCTCTTCACGCAGCGCATGATCATGCGCGGCATCGCGGTGCCGCAGGAGAAGTGAGGCGAGCCGCGGTCGGTCCGATCTGCCGCCCGCTCCTGCGCCCATGGGGTGCATCGCCGTCTCTCTCGTGCCGGCCGTGGCTCCCGGCCGACCGCCCACCCAGCCGCGGGAGCTGGCCCCGGACGGCTCCAATTTTCCGCGAAAAGATATGGTAAGTTCTCCATTATGAAACCCGCCTTCCCCGTTGCCGTGTTCTCGGGTCTGCTCGCCGCCTCGCTCGCTGCGGCTCCTGCGTCCGCCGCTGAGGTCCGGGTGGAGGGAGGTGCGGCCCGCGACGTGACCCGCGGCGGCGAGGCGTTGGCGTTCGTGGTGGACGGCGACGCGCTGAGCGAGTCGGTAACGATCGAGGTGGATGCCGAGACGATCGGCGACAGGGGTCGGTACTGGGCAAACCTCTCCGACCAGCCGCCACGGGTGCTCGAGGCGGACGGCGGCGTGTTGCGGTGGACGCTGCCCTGGGCGGCGAACACGGGCGTGCGGGTGGAGCCGGCGGCGGAGGCGGCGATGGCGGAGGGCTTCGACGGCGGCGAGAGCTGGCTGCCGGAGGGCTGGAAGAGCGACTTTGAGACGCGCGGCGCCCGGGCCGTCCGCGGGGGCGAGACGGCCTACGCCGCGCGGCCGGGCCTGCCGCTCGGCGACGGCGAGGCGATGTCGGTGAACCTGGCGGAGGGCGTGGGTCGCGGCGGTTCGGGCGCGGTCCGCGTCCACAAGCCGACGGCCGGCGGCGAGGCTTACGCGTGGGGCGGTGCGGCGGAGGTGACGCCCGGCACGGAGTACCTCGCCGAGGCTTACTACCACGTGGAGCAGATGGCCTGGGGCGGCATGGGCTCGTTCTCAGTGGAGCTGGTCAACGCCGACGGCGACAGCCGCTACCTCAGCTACGAGCGGATGAACCCGCTGCAAGACAACCGGCCGGACCGGTGGCGGCGGGCCTTCCTGCGATTCACGCCGCGGGCCGGAGAGACGATGGCGCGTCTGTGGCTGGGGGTGACGGCGGCGCCGATCACGCTGCTCTTCGACGACGCGCGCATCATCGAGGCGCCCACGGCCATCGAGCGGGCGGGGAACCCGCTGCCGGACGACGCGGGCCCCGCGAGGCTCAGCGCCGAGGAGGTCCACGCGATGCTCGCGGACGAGACGCCCCGGCCGGCCGAAGTGCGGACGGTCCGCGGCCAGCCGACGCTTCACGTCGACGGCGAGCCGGTGGGCAACTTCAGCTTCAACCCGGGCTACTACGACTGGGAGGCCGGCCAGCCGGCTTATCACGGCGTCGCCGGCGAGCAGGGCGTGCCGATCCACACGATCCCCATCGCCC from Phycisphaera mikurensis NBRC 102666 carries:
- a CDS encoding phytanoyl-CoA dioxygenase family protein, with product MTNTDTDTETEKPFAPPVENPVEDPPEGLYEPAGRVDLLPGPDAVNDEAAVFFAERGYLAVAGVLTPAEVAASLASLEDLVEGRIEGFNGVQNEAQAGDDPETPAIDRVRKLWFTGDECQRCGMPVDHPLVKRIVAKLMPGREPAIFQTMALLKPPGRGREKPWHQDHAYFKVRLEDRIVGVWIALDHALVENGCMQLIDGGHLGGPLVHFSRRDWQLCDADVMKQASLAAVLAPGDALFFDSLLPHGTPPNRSGRRRRAMQFHYAPADTVKIAMEEHDGIFGSAGKSVYC
- a CDS encoding M81 family metallopeptidase yields the protein MPTDPPAERPPEPSRPLRVGILGLFHESNTFATHPATLAAFRGYEWFEGDALRAAMVDNHDEVGGMLGGLDEAEGVEAVPLLWAAALPAGEIEPEAEAALWAAAERQLDAAGALDAVLAVPHGAAVGRTHRDFDGWWLTRLREKLGRGVPIVATLDPHANVSAAMVEAADALLAYRTNPHVDQRAIGGRAARLILRTLRGEVRPATAWVPLPLLLDIERQLTDEPPCRDWLAEGDRLGGGTGVLETSLILGYPFADVPELGAGVLVVTDADQRDPDPIAAGWARRIWADREQARPRLLPVEEAAAAAASATGTSGLLDMGDNVGGGSYGDQTALAHALLAAGATPLFVSLRDPEAQAAARAAGVGGRVDLLAGGRHEPALCGPPLRVSGEVVKLTDGAWTDPQPLHGGRVRYAEGPLAHVRLDDGSVVQLGGVAIFPASLGQITHAGLDPAGFRAIVIKGVHAPVAAYRDAVTRLVRVDSPGPTSANALTREYRHRPRPMFPFEEDAAFPVAAAAAG
- a CDS encoding glycoside hydrolase domain-containing protein; the encoded protein is MNHRSLPTASLLLAAVASAEPEQRDYRPPVTTAPLLADAAVAIDGVIDAGEWDNATRFGDFLVVGRMAADSTETLMDRAARNSRVWVAGDDQGLRLALEAEKNPLAPLKADAERDGAVWEDDALEVILYHPDADAGIVLIINPGGGFFDGTFVAGGGDEPAIGWETNLPDESFAAHVGEGVWTAEMTVPWAVVGGPPEQDERWRFNVKRYEPSGVFSAWSPARDVAGIQSAGTLRFRDDQSIRTDFRLPTSASGGVADVVPPVQVEVGVTHLGDGNQFQAAYLDMLGPADEPELVLSMPELLTTMGFDGKVYRLSKVEEGSMGGSAEVTPLEPSIGITATHHPVPGARYVARMLASNDGTYDDPLHEQYVPFAWSEPEAFPLEVKRWFLTDGTVRVGVPRAGLPEELRGADAVRVELKPADGRAAVASGEGSLADEPVTLDVSDLTPGPHELEVAVLKGGEEVRTRTVDLPIPEKPAWAGNTLGVSDGVLPPWEPLGFDGDAVTTTNRRYTFGDGLLPTQVVVELDRGDQPLLDAPVRLVAGDATLTPEGGAEELERTDARLVRRQVYAAGPLRVRLRSTLEFDGFLHFEVETLGDAEVPSLALEVPMRAAAATHFWRGYNGLKPIDAMTAAEWPIGGELDGERTMSFAPTVRLHGLDHGLEWFAEHDWDWRNEEPQRQIVIGEASGGRRVLRVNLLDHAATVPAGSRYDFGLIAIPTKRFELPWDELMLAGSSSIRDGVHLDDVEPARDPALWMPGRVPPASIAPGVFLRYPLRGNLDPAGGSLTIDLATLDAEHHDLFWLDFGDLAENEGLQARLLEAGGQTRLSLRSGGGEEAIAGPVAEAERVTLRWERAGGGTRFAASLGAGEEATLTLPVAPSAEDLREGVLLLGGDGRLVLDRVRIDDAGGAALLDDPLEESFRPNDFLETSAGGVPDRVARFAGGKLTLDVRAEMKIHEVNHRLGVNGVYVHWHARDDFYGPWYEIDGPEREAAYAAYHASREPTGVRHLPYYLKNMSINDPAWKDFGAEASIQPLAISFDHTVLAPSGPGLDFALWGIEKLLTDMDADFIHLDFGLPFPDASLGTGAGSIGPDGELRFSYPLLAHRELFKRIYKLCLDHDADFMPHTSPGIEMSYGSFATAGVTGEQEEFYFGFDHTRLYDQPVRDFLPDDRYLSHYPGMLLGTPHYQLTARHLTLMTGDVLLNWGSYLTMPYGDNPGNEDGRAGGHLKRDGAFAPYAAAADERLTSGPMMTRMAPYQTPVLADFGDADFVPFFHAASVGVSTDRPDDAFVSVAMKRDAPEALLLVGNFSHDSFDTTVSLDPGRLGVDGEAEVYDPVLRKVLDRNADGGLTVFTPKEFVRLLIVRPARR